In one window of Acanthochromis polyacanthus isolate Apoly-LR-REF ecotype Palm Island chromosome 8, KAUST_Apoly_ChrSc, whole genome shotgun sequence DNA:
- the LOC110962363 gene encoding probable polypeptide N-acetylgalactosaminyltransferase 8 gives MKDSQKSSSNKLFPNVKENLKPTVPKLYPESSLFASWGDDLSEEDQKMAQGLFEIHGYAFLSNQLPLDRKLPDTRDSSWAQVQSSPKGLTHHEVVYRKLDRIDETLNKLALLLVASGQKSSSNELFPNVKENLKPRVPKLYPESSLFAKWGDDLPEEDQKMAQGLFEIYGYNAFLSNQLPLDRKLPDTRDSRCLQKKYPRNLPTISVVLIYVNEALSIIQRAVRSIITHTPKRLLKEIILVDDCSTYNDLRKPLEDYIALIHKERPGLIKKVRHQRQMGLSQSRISGWEHATADVVAILDAHVEATEGWAEPLLARINADRTVVVSPVFDKVHFDDLHVEQYIASAHGFDWAMWCMYESFNADWLEMEDESQPRKSPSVMGIFAADRHFLGEIGGLDGGMTVYGGENVEFGIRAWLCGGSVEVVPCSKIAHIERAHKPYAPDLSVTMRRNALRVAEIWLDDYRKNTFIAWNVPLKDHGIDIGDVSERKKLREKLNCKPFQWYLDNVYPSLDPLNNLLGYGVLQNTILKSGCVDQGPVPGNIPILYECHFQEPQYCYYNADDEIIIGLIKSHKYNKNRCLVDPGTGSTPTLHQCELAKHNQLNMHWDFRQGQAIRNKETNRCLEIAVGESNEYELIIQKCTGQRWTIEHLITSF, from the exons ATGAAAGACAGTCAAAAGAGCTCCTCTAATAAACTTTTCCCCAACGTGAAAGAAAACCTGAAGCCCACGGTGCCAAAGTTATACCCAGAATCTTCTCTGTTCGCCAGCTGGGGTGATGACCTATCAGAAGAGGATCAAAAGATGGCTCAAGGCCTGTTTGAGATTCACGGATACGCCTTCCTGAGCAACCAGTTACCACTGGACAGGAAGCTTCCAGACACCAGAGACAGCAG CTGGGCACAAGTCCAGTCTTCTCCTAAAGGACTCACACATCACGAAGTTGTGTACAGAAAACTGGACAGGATCGATGAGACCTTAAACAAACTGG CTTTGTTATTGGTGGCATCCGGTCAAAAGAGCTCCTCTAATGAACTTTTCCCCAACGTGAAAGAAAACCTGAAGCCCAGGGTGCCAAAGTTATACCCAGAATCCTCTCTGTTCGCCAAATGGGGTGATGACCTACCAGAAGAGGATCAAAAGATGGCTCAAGGCCTGTTTGAGATTTACGGATACAACGCCTTCCTGAGCAACCAGTTACCACTGGACAGGAAGCTCCCAGACACCAGAGACAGCAG ATGTCTCCAGAAGAAGTATCCCAGAAACCTTCCAACCATCAGTGTGGTGTTGATCTACGTAAATGAGGCTCTTTCTATCATTCAGAGGGCAGTAAGAAGCATCATCACCCACACTCCCAAACGCCTGCTGAAGGAAATCATTCTGGTGGACGACTGCAGCACTTACA ATGACCTTAGGAAACCTTTAGAAGACTACATAGCTCTGATTCACAAAGAGAGACCTGGACTCATTAAGAAAGTGCGGCATCAAAGACAAATGGGCTTGTCCCAGTCCCGGATCTCTGGTTGGGAGCATGCTACGGCTGATGTCGTGGCCATTTTGGATGCCCACGTTGAAGCCACAGAGGGATG GGCAGAGCCTCTGCTGGCCAGGATCAATGCTGACCGGACCGTGGTGGTGTCGCCGGTGTTTGATAAGGTCCATTTTGACGACCTACATGTGGAACAATACATCGCGTCTGCACATGGCTTCGACTGGGCTATGTGGTGCATGTACGAGTCCTTTAACGCTGACTGGTTGGAGATGGAAGATGAGTCACAACCTAGAAA GAGTCCTTCTGTTATGGGAATCTTTGCAGCAGACAGACATTTCCTTGGAGAAATCGGAGGCCTTGATGGAGGCATGACAGTTTATGGAGGAGAGAACGTTGAATTTGGGATCCGT GCGTGGCTGTGTGGAGGAAGTGTGGAGGTCGTCCCTTGTTCTAAGATCGCTCACATTGAAAGAGCTCATAAACCGTATGCTCCTGATCTCAGCGTCACCATGAGGAGGAACGCTCTGAGGGTCGCAGAGATCTGGTTGGACGACTACCGGAAAAACACGTTTATCGCCTGGAACGTTCCTCTGAAG GATCATGGAATTGACATCGGTGACGTTTCAGAGAGGAAGAAGCTGAGGGAAAAGCTGAACTGTAAACCTTTCCAGTGGTACCTGGACAACGTCTATCCAAGTCTGGATCCATTGAACAACCTGCTGGGCTATGGGGTG CTGCAGAACACCATCCTGAAGAGCGGCTGTGTGGACCAGGGACCTGTTCCAGGAAACATCCCCATCTTGTACGAGTGCCACTTCCAGGAACCACAG TACTGCTACTACAACGCAGACGATGAAATCATCATCGGATTGATTAAATCTCACAAATACAACAAGAACCGCTGCCTGGTGGACCCAGGAACAGGAAGTACTCCCACCCTGCACCAGTGTGAGCTGGCCAAGCACAACCAGCTGAACATGCACTGGGACTTCCGACAG GGCCAAGCCATCAGGAACAAGGAAACAAACAGATGTCTGGAGATCGCTGTGGGAGAAAGTAATGAATATGAGCTCATCATTCAGAAGTGCACTGGACAGCGATGGACGATTGAGCATCTCATCACTAGTTTTTAG